A single genomic interval of Tursiops truncatus isolate mTurTru1 chromosome 1, mTurTru1.mat.Y, whole genome shotgun sequence harbors:
- the LOC101327680 gene encoding LOW QUALITY PROTEIN: peptidoglycan recognition protein 3 (The sequence of the model RefSeq protein was modified relative to this genomic sequence to represent the inferred CDS: substituted 1 base at 1 genomic stop codon), translated as MLLWLLLISALDLGAWGDYPQLSWNETQARGLSEKLLDLFVGISQLILKGRSGASTIVSRKEWGLRFLTRRAQLTRPVACVIMDQLTEVECQEQNVCSWKLRGLQSRSVYNTGWCDVAYIFLVGDNGRVYKGVGWNIQGMHAQGYNSVSLGLAFFGNKLGSRPSPAALSAAEDLIFYAIKKGHMSLRYIQPLLLKEESCLVPQQPLMPRKACPNIITRSAWKARQTHCPTMKLPAKYVIIIHTVGATCNISMDCRICVXDIQSYHMDTQNFCDIGYQ; from the exons ATGCTGCTGTGGCTTCTTCTCATCTCTGCTCTGGATCTCGGGGCCTGGG GGGATTACCCACAGTTGTCTTGGAATGAAACCCAAGCCAGAGGGCTGTCAGAGAAGCTTCTGGACCTGTTTGTTGGCATCTCACAGCTCATTCTCAAGGGTCGCAGTG GTGCATCCACCATTGTCTCCCGCAAGGAGTGGGGGTTGAGATTCCTGACCCGCAGGGCCCAGCTGACCCGGCCTGTGGCCTGTGTCATCATGGACCAGCTTACGGAGGTAGAGTGCCAGGAGCAGAATGTGTGCAGCTGGAAGCTGCGGGGCCTGCAGTCCCGTTCAGTCTACAACACAGGCTGGTGCGATGTGGCCTACAT CTTCCTGGTTGGGGACAATGGCAGGGTGTACAAAGGTGTCGGCTGGAACATCCAAGGCATGCACGCCCAGGGCTACAACAGCGTGTCCTTGGGTCTCGCTTTCTTTGGCAATAAGCTAG GCAGCAGGCCCAGCCCTGCTGCCTTATCAGCCGCAGAGGATCTGATCTTCTATGCCATAAAGAAGGGTCACATGTCACTCAGGTATATTCAGCCACTTCTCTTGAAAGAAGAGAGCTGCTTGGTCCCTCAACAGCCACTGATGCCCAGGAAAG CTTGCCCCAATATCATCACAAGGTCAGCTTGGAAAGCCAGGCAGACACACTGCCCTACAATGAAACTTCCGGCCAAATATGTCATCATCATCCACACCGTTGGGGCGACCTGCAACATATCCATGGACTGCCGGATCTGTGTCTGAGATATACAGTCCTATCACATGGACACACAGAACTTCTGTGACATCGGATATCAGTAA